One part of the Rhodopirellula bahusiensis genome encodes these proteins:
- the sigZ gene encoding RNA polymerase sigma factor SigZ produces MSHDNTTTAQLWSLFGEQLRSFFMHRVSDAQLAEDLLQETFVRIHTKLDGVDDQQRIRSWVFQIARNLVVDHYRVKSREAATLADEVNASPESEESVEEVVIGWLPKMLEQLPSEYQEAIELYELKGMSQQEIADKLGISLSGAKSRVQRGRTKLKQVLFDCCSFEHDRRGNLISYQRNHADDPRDFDA; encoded by the coding sequence ATGAGTCACGACAACACCACCACCGCTCAACTCTGGAGTTTGTTTGGCGAGCAGCTTCGATCGTTCTTCATGCACCGAGTCTCTGATGCGCAGCTCGCGGAGGATTTGTTGCAGGAGACCTTTGTTCGCATCCACACCAAACTGGATGGGGTCGACGATCAACAACGCATCCGCTCGTGGGTCTTTCAGATCGCTCGCAACTTGGTGGTCGATCACTATCGCGTCAAGTCACGCGAAGCGGCGACGCTGGCCGACGAAGTGAACGCTAGTCCGGAGAGCGAAGAAAGCGTTGAAGAAGTCGTTATCGGTTGGCTTCCCAAGATGCTGGAACAACTTCCGTCTGAGTACCAAGAAGCGATCGAGCTCTATGAGCTAAAGGGTATGTCGCAACAAGAAATCGCTGACAAGCTCGGCATCTCGTTGTCCGGTGCAAAGTCGCGGGTTCAACGAGGGCGAACGAAACTCAAGCAAGTCCTCTTTGACTGCTGCAGTTTCGAACACGACCGGCGTGGCAATTTGATCAGCTACCAAAGAAACCATGCGGACGACCCAAGGGACTTTGACGCGTGA